A DNA window from Jaculus jaculus isolate mJacJac1 chromosome 1, mJacJac1.mat.Y.cur, whole genome shotgun sequence contains the following coding sequences:
- the Kcnj9 gene encoding G protein-activated inward rectifier potassium channel 3: protein MAQENAAFSPGPDEPPRRRGRQRYVEKDGRCNVQQGNVRETYRYLTDLFTTLVDLQWRLSLLFFVLAYALTWLFFGAIWWLIAYGRGDLEHLEDTAWTPCVNNLNGFVAAFLFSIETETTIGYGHRVITDQCPEGIVLLLLQAILGSMVNAFMVGCMFVKISQPNKRAATLVFSSHAVVSLRDGRLCLMFRVGDLRSSHIVEASIRAKLIRSRQTLEGEFIPLHQTDLSVGFDTGDDRLFLVSPLVISHEIDAASPFWEASRRALERDDFEIVVILEGMVEATGMTCQARSSYLVDEVLWGHRFTSVLTLEDGFYEVDYASFHQTFEVPTPSCSARELAEAAARLDAHLYWSIPSRLDEKVEEEGAGEGAGGGDGADKEQNGCLPPPESESKV from the exons ATGGCGCAGGAGAACGCCGCCTTCTCGCCGGGGCCCGACGAGCCCCCGCGGCGCCGCGGCCGGCAGCGCTACGTGGAGAAGGACGGGCGCTGCAACGTGCAGCAGGGCAACGTGCGCGAGACGTACCGCTACCTCACCGACCTGTTCACCACGCTCGTGGACCTGCAGTGGCGCCTCAGCCTGCTCTTCTTCGTGCTCGCCTACGCGCTCACCTGGCTCTTCTTCGGCGCCATCTGGTGGCTGATCGCGTACGGCCGCGGCGACCTGGAGCACCTGGAGGACACGGCCTGGACGCCGTGCGTCAACAACCTCAACGGCTTCGTGGCCGCCTTCCTCTTCTCCATCGAGACCGAGACCACCATCGGCTACGGCCACCGCGTCATCACCGACCAGTGCCCCGAGGGCAtcgtgctgctgctgctgcaggccatcctgggctccaTGGTGAACGCCTTCATGGTGGGCTGCATGTTCGTGAAGATCTCGCAGCCCAACAAGCGCGCCGCCACGCTCGTCTTCTCCTCGCACGCCGTGGTGTCGCTGCGCGACGGCCGCCTCTGCCTCATGTTCCGCGTGGGCGACCTGCGCTCCTCGCACATCGTCGAGGCCTCCATCCGCGCCAAGCTCATCCGCTCGCGGCAGACGCTCGAGGGCGAGTTCATCCCGCTGCACCAGACCGACCTCAGCGTGGGCTTCGACACGGGCGACGACCGCCTCTTCCTCGTCTCGCCGCTCGTCATCAGCCACGAGATCGACGCCGCCAGCCCCTTCTGGGAAGCGTCGCGCCGCGCCCTGGAGAGGGACGACTTCGAGATCGTCGTCATCCTCGAGGGCATGGTGGAGGCCACCG gAATGACATGCCAAGCTCGGAGTTCCTACCTGGTAGATGAGGTGCTGTGGGGCCACCGCTTCACATCAGTGCTGACCCTGGAAGACGGCTTCTACGAGGTGGACTATGCCAGCTTCCACCAGACCTTTGAGGTGCCCACCCCCTCCTGCAGTGCCCGGGAGCTGGCGGAGGCGGCAGCCCGCCTCGACGCCCATCTTTACTGGTCCATCCCAAGCCGGTTGGATgagaaggtggaggaggagggagcaggggagggggcaggtggaGGAGATGGAGCTGACAAGGAGCAGAATGGCTGTCTGCCACCCCCAGAGAGTGAGTCTAAGGTGTGA
- the Igsf8 gene encoding immunoglobulin superfamily member 8, whose amino-acid sequence MGALRPTPPPPLPLLLLLMLGVTSYAREVFVPQGPLYRVVGTAVSISCNVSGYEGPAQQNFEWSMYRPEAPDTALGIISTKDSRYSYAVFAARVASGEVQVQRLQGDAVMLKIARLQTQDAGVYECYTPSTDTRYLGSYSAKVELRVLPDLLQVSAAPPGPRGRQAATSPSRLTVHEGQELALGCLAQTSTQKHTHLAVSFGRAVPEAPVGRATLQEVVGLRTDLSVEAGAPYAERLAAGELRLGKEGTDRYRMVVGGVQAGDSGTYHCTAAEWIQDPDGSWAQIAEKRAVLAHVDVQTLSSQLAVTVGPGEQRIGPGEPLELMCNVSGALPPAGRHAAYSVGWEMAPAGAPGPGRLVAQLDTEGVGSLGPGYEGRHIAMEKVASRTYRLRLEASRPGDAGTYRCLAKAYVRGSGTRLREAASARSRPLPVHVREEGVVLEAVAWLAGGAVYRGETASLLCNISVRGGPPGLRLAASWWVERPEEGELSSDSAQLVGGVGQDGVAELGVRPGGKPISVELVAPRSHRLRLHSLGPEDEGVYHCAPSAWVQHADYSWYQAGSARSGPVTVYPYMHALDTLLVPLLVGTGVALVTGASVLATITCCFMKRMRKMRKR is encoded by the exons ATGGGCGCCCTCCGCcccacgccgccgccgccgctgccgctgctgctgctgctaatgcTGG GAGTCACTTCCTATGCCCGGGAGGTGTTCGTTCCCCAGGGACCTCTGTACCGTGTGGTTGGCACAGCTGTTTCCATCTCCTGCAACGTGAGTGGCTATGAAGGCCCTGCCCAGCAGAACTTCGAGTGGTCCATGTACAGGCCCGAGGCCCCGGACACCGCGCTGGGCATCATCAGTACCAAGGACAGCCGGTACTCGTACGCCGTGTTTGCGGCCCGAGTGGCGTCTGGCGAGGTGCAGGTTCAGCGTCTGCAGGGAGACGCCGTGATGCTCAAGATCGCCCGGCTGCAGACCCAGGATGCTGGCGTCTATGAGTGCTACACTCCGTCCACCGATACCCGGTACCTGGGCAGCTACAGTGCCAAGGTGGAGCTGAGAG TGCTTCCAGATTTGCTGCAGGTATCTGCTGCCCCTCCGGGACCCCGAGGCCGCCAGGCTGCAACTTCTCCCTCACGCCTGACAGTGCATGAGGGGCAGGAGCTGGCACTGGGCTGCCTGGCACAGACCAGCACACAGAAGCACACGCACCTGGCGGTGTCCTTTGGGCGAGCCGTGCCCGAGGCGCCGGTGGGGCGAGCCACTCTCCAGGAAGTGGTGGGCCTGCGGACCGACCTGTCCGTGGAAGCTGGAGCTCCCTATGCCGAGCGGCTGGCTGCCGGCGAGCTGCGGCTGGGCAAGGAGGGGACGGATCGCTACCGCATGGTGGTCGGGGGTGTCCAGGCCGGGGACTCAGGAACCTACCACTGCACTGCTGCTGAATGGATTCAGGATCCTGATGGCAGCTGGGCCCAGATCGCAGAGAAAAGGGCCGTCCTAGCCCACGTGGATGTGCAGACACTGT CCAGCCAGCTGGCAGTGACCGTGGGGCCTGGTGAACAGCGGATTGGCCCTGGGGAACCCTTGGAACTTATGTGCAATGTGTCAGGGGCACTGCCTCCAGCGGGCCGTCATGCTGCGTACTccgtgggctgggagatggcacctgcaggggctcctgggcCTGGCCGTCTGGTGGCTCAGCTGGACACAGAGGGTGTGGGCAGCCTGGGCCCTGGCTATGAGGGCCGGCACATTGCCATGGAGAAGGTAGCATCTAGAACCTACCGTCTGCGGCTAGAGGCTTCCAGGCCTGGCGATGCCGGCACCTACCGATGCCTTGCCAAAGCCTACGTACGAGGGTCTGGGACCCGGCTTCGTGAAGCAGCCAGTGCCCGCTCCCGCCCTCTGCCTGTGCACGTGAGGGAGGAAG GTGTGGTACTGGAGGCCGTGGCGTGGCTAGCTGGGGGCGCTGTGTACCGGGGTGAGACCGCTTCTCTGTTGTGCAACATCTCTGTGCGAGGCGGCCCCCCAGGGCTGAGGCTGGCTGCCAGCTGGTGGGTGGAGCGACCAGAGGAGGGGGAGCTGAGCTCCGACTCTGCCCAGCTAGTGGGTGGAGTGGGCCAGGATGGTGTGGCAGAGCTGGGGGTCCGGCCTGGAGGAAAACCCATCAGTGTGGAGCTGGTGGCACCCCGAAGTCATCGATTGAGGCTGCACAGCCTGGGGCCCGAGGATGAAGGCGTGTATCACTGCGCCCCCAGTGCCTGGGTGCAGCATGCGGATTACAGCTGGTACCAGGCCGGCAGTGCCCGCTCAGGGCCCGTCACAGTCTACCCCTACATGCATG ctcTGGACACCCTGCTGGTGCCCCTGCTGGTGGGTACTGGAGTAGCTCTCGTCACTGGCGCCAGTGTCCTTGCCACCATCACCTGCTGCTTCATGAAACGGATGCGGAAAATGCGGAAACGGTGA